From the genome of Vicia villosa cultivar HV-30 ecotype Madison, WI linkage group LG2, Vvil1.0, whole genome shotgun sequence, one region includes:
- the LOC131652965 gene encoding uncharacterized protein LOC131652965 — MMSPNHLSDDRASPPHHHFRHTPLQIIHVVANFLRIWSIYSMFRYLSQTGASVVLFLFACLAPAAILFLILQKPWKGRPLSNTQVVPSIINGFITALYLVLWGKGLKSCGPVRAILGEYSGAVLGVLSGVLYGRRSNLWKKIGGLVAMCASFYLLSEGWATATYSPFSWEDREESEAQKEHVLGLKHMLIPIIAGILSALRRVIARRVSIKNQLKRRLHALTIASATCFMFPIAMWDVIIGSPSESNGKLPFSAWAFFSTILFGNIVIFYADSIAEERLHMVFSSPRHLMAASACIIVMEFVYKMDFSLTGFVVCSLILGFGIYEATSLERNKKDSTRKSDLLNGEFDNPMEMSSLPT; from the exons ATGATGTCCCCAAATCATTTGTCAGATGATCGAGCCTCGCCTCCTCATCATCATTTCAG ACACACACCCTTGCAGATAATTCATGTTGTTGCAAATTTCTTGAGGATATGGTCAATATACTCCATGTTCCGATACTTATCACAGACCGGAGCTTCAGttgttctgtttctttttgcctgtCTGGCTCCTGCAGCTATCCTTTTTTTGATTTTGCAAAAGCCTTGGAAGGGAAGGCCACTTTCTAATACACAG GTTGTGCCTTCGATAATAAATGGTTTTATAACAGCACTGTATCTGGTCTTATGGGGCAAGGGACTGAAATCATGTGGCCCTGTTAG AGCGATATTGGGTGAGTATTCTGGCGCTGTTCTTGGAGTACTTTCTGGAGTGTTGTATGGGAGGAGAAGCAATTTGTGGAAAAAG ATAGGTGGCCTAGTTGCCATGTGTGCATCATTTTACCTGCTATCTGAAGGATGGGCTACAGCAACATATTCTCCGTTCT CTTGGGAAGATAGAGAGGAATCTGAGGCTCAGAAAGAACACGTTTTGGGTTTGAAGCATATGTTAATTCCTATTATTGCTGGTATCCTATCAGCACTTAGGAGAGTGATCGCAAGGCGCGTTTCAATCAAG AATCAACTTAAAAGGCGGCTCCATGCTTTAACTATTGCTTCTGCGACGTGTTTTATGTTTCCAATTGCCATGTGGGACGTAATCATA ggatCACCTTCCGAAAGCAATGGGAAACTTCCATTCTCGGCCTGGGCCTTCTTCAGCACAATTCTCTTTGGAAATATTGTGATATTCTATGCTGACAGTATTGCAGAGGAGAG ATTGCACATGGTCTTCTCCTCACCGAGGCATTTGATGGCGGCTAGTGCATGCATCATTGTCATGGAGTTTGTGTACAAGATGGATTTTTCTCTTACAGGCTTCGTGGTTTGCAGCTTAATATTGGGTTTTG GGATATATGAAGCAACTTCATTGGAGCGAAATAAAAAAGATTCTACCCGAAAATCAGATTTATTGAATGGAGAATTCGATAATCCAATGGAGATGTCATCGCTACCTACTTGA